In a genomic window of Halobiforma lacisalsi AJ5:
- a CDS encoding universal stress protein: MSDRILVPYDGSAPSKDALEYAFEKFPDADVTALYVVPAPEGYWGAFDESTEVTPDDEARDRGQTILDEAAQRAAEHDRELETEVATGEPDREIVAFAEDHGVDTIVIGSHGREGVSRVLLGSVAETVVRRSPIPVAVVR; encoded by the coding sequence ATGAGCGATCGCATCCTCGTCCCGTACGATGGATCGGCGCCGTCGAAAGACGCCCTCGAGTACGCCTTCGAGAAGTTCCCGGACGCGGACGTCACCGCCCTGTACGTCGTTCCGGCACCCGAAGGCTACTGGGGCGCGTTCGACGAGTCCACGGAGGTAACCCCCGACGACGAGGCCCGGGACCGGGGGCAGACGATCCTCGACGAGGCCGCCCAGCGGGCCGCCGAACACGACCGCGAGCTCGAGACCGAAGTCGCGACAGGGGAACCCGACCGCGAGATCGTCGCGTTCGCGGAAGACCACGGGGTCGACACGATCGTCATCGGGAGTCACGGCCGCGAGGGCGTCTCGCGGGTCCTGCTGGGCAGCGTCGCCGAGACGGTCGTCCGACGCTCGCCGATCCCGGTCGCGGTCGTCCGGTGA
- a CDS encoding universal stress protein, translated as MTPARDRSEPDELDLDFDLERIDSILVPTDGSPAAGEALERAILIADAADDDGPDRPIVHVLSVVDATSDPLRFGAAEVADLERAKWRLVEDVVATVDSRDCEVRPAVRRGRPASTILSYAADNDVDLLVVGRTGRGNIERTLLGSVTDRLLRRSPIPVLVVPAPS; from the coding sequence GTGACGCCGGCGCGAGATCGGTCGGAACCTGACGAACTCGACCTCGACTTCGACCTCGAGCGGATCGACTCGATCCTCGTCCCGACCGACGGCAGCCCGGCCGCGGGCGAGGCACTCGAGCGAGCGATCCTGATAGCCGACGCGGCCGATGACGATGGCCCTGACCGGCCCATCGTCCACGTCCTCTCGGTCGTCGACGCGACGAGCGACCCGCTTCGGTTCGGCGCCGCCGAGGTCGCGGACCTCGAGCGCGCGAAGTGGCGACTGGTCGAGGACGTCGTCGCCACGGTCGACAGCCGCGACTGCGAAGTCCGTCCCGCGGTTCGGCGAGGCCGGCCCGCCTCGACGATCCTCTCGTACGCCGCGGACAACGACGTCGACCTGCTCGTCGTCGGGCGAACCGGGCGTGGGAATATAGAGCGGACGCTGCTGGGGAGCGTCACCGACCGCCTGCTTCGGCGGTCGCCGATCCCCGTGCTCGTCGTGCCCGCGCCGTCTTAG
- a CDS encoding universal stress protein has product MSRKILVPVDGSPLSRQALEHSLEEFEDATVVALHVLDPSEPGYSTPTPVDVRTEPPRGSDEWYERAHEEEESVFEEVREIAAEYDAEVTTESTTGEPTREIVDYAEENDVDHVVIGSHGRTGPTRLLLGSVAEVVVRRAPVSVTVVRDVEAI; this is encoded by the coding sequence ATGTCCCGGAAGATACTCGTCCCAGTCGATGGCTCGCCGTTGTCCAGGCAGGCCCTCGAACACTCCCTCGAGGAGTTCGAGGATGCTACCGTAGTCGCACTCCACGTACTGGACCCGTCCGAACCCGGATACAGCACGCCGACGCCTGTCGACGTCAGAACCGAGCCGCCACGGGGCTCTGACGAGTGGTACGAACGGGCCCACGAAGAGGAGGAATCGGTCTTCGAAGAGGTAAGGGAGATAGCGGCCGAATACGACGCCGAGGTGACGACCGAAAGCACCACCGGCGAACCCACCCGCGAGATCGTCGACTACGCCGAGGAGAACGACGTCGACCACGTCGTGATCGGCAGTCACGGGCGTACCGGGCCGACGCGGCTGCTGCTGGGCAGCGTCGCCGAGGTCGTCGTCCGACGCGCGCCCGTGTCCGTCACCGTCGTTCGAGACGTGGAGGCGATCTGA
- a CDS encoding universal stress protein: MSRSTSILVPHDGSGHAQSALEYALETFPDGRIVLFHAIDPFERTDDEDEDEDEDEDGDGLTPLTEAWHENKREAASELFAEALEAVDVDPDDAEIETATAVGSPPQTIVGYVEDAEIDQVVMGSRGRSTRGTATDLRLGSTAEVVVRRVEIPVTVVR, translated from the coding sequence ATGTCACGATCGACTTCGATTCTGGTCCCCCACGACGGGTCCGGGCACGCACAGTCGGCGCTGGAGTACGCTCTCGAGACCTTTCCGGACGGACGGATCGTCCTCTTTCACGCGATCGACCCGTTCGAGCGGACCGACGACGAGGACGAAGACGAAGACGAGGACGAGGACGGGGATGGACTGACCCCGCTGACCGAAGCCTGGCACGAGAACAAGCGGGAAGCGGCGTCAGAACTCTTCGCGGAGGCCCTCGAGGCCGTCGACGTCGACCCCGACGACGCCGAAATCGAGACGGCCACCGCGGTCGGCTCCCCGCCACAGACGATCGTCGGCTACGTCGAGGACGCCGAGATCGATCAGGTCGTGATGGGGAGCCGCGGTAGAAGCACCCGGGGGACCGCGACGGACCTGCGTCTCGGCAGTACCGCGGAGGTCGTCGTCAGGCGGGTCGAGATTCCGGTCACAGTCGTGCGGTAA
- a CDS encoding beta-ketoacyl-ACP reductase yields the protein MSESIHRLEPLDRRPLADRTCLVTGSSRGIGRDIALEFARCGADVVVNYRSSDEKAREVTERIRENDETAIAVGADVSDPDDVSEMVERVHEEVGSIDVLVNNAGITIDRKFENMTYEDWTTVMEVNLNGTFNCTKAFYDDIKDADKGRLINISSVVGQQGNYGQANYATSKGGLIAFTRTIALELARHGSTANCVAPGFTETDMLEKVPDRIREQIRDDIPLNRFADTTDIVGMVRFLATDYADYMTGQVIGINGGMEW from the coding sequence ATGTCAGAATCCATTCATCGGCTGGAACCGCTGGATCGACGCCCGCTCGCCGACCGGACCTGTCTGGTAACCGGATCCTCGCGCGGGATCGGTCGTGACATCGCACTCGAGTTCGCCCGGTGTGGGGCGGACGTGGTCGTGAACTACCGCAGTTCCGACGAGAAAGCCAGGGAGGTGACCGAGCGAATCCGGGAAAACGACGAGACGGCGATCGCGGTGGGGGCCGACGTCTCCGACCCGGACGACGTCTCCGAGATGGTCGAACGGGTCCACGAGGAAGTCGGGTCGATTGACGTCCTGGTCAACAACGCGGGGATCACGATAGACCGGAAGTTCGAGAACATGACCTACGAGGACTGGACGACGGTCATGGAGGTCAACCTGAACGGGACGTTCAACTGCACGAAGGCGTTCTACGACGACATCAAGGACGCCGACAAGGGACGGCTCATCAACATCTCGAGCGTCGTCGGCCAGCAGGGCAACTACGGGCAGGCAAACTACGCGACCTCGAAGGGCGGGCTGATCGCGTTTACCCGGACGATCGCGCTGGAACTGGCGAGACACGGGTCGACGGCCAACTGCGTTGCGCCCGGGTTCACCGAGACGGACATGCTCGAGAAGGTTCCCGACCGGATCCGGGAGCAGATCCGGGACGATATCCCGCTGAACCGGTTCGCCGATACGACGGACATCGTCGGGATGGTGCGGTTCCTCGCGACGGACTACGCCGACTACATGACGGGCCAGGTCATTGGGATCAACGGCGGGATGGAGTGGTAG